CGTTGATTTGCAAATCAGTGTTCGCCAATATAACAGTTAATAGCAGTCTAGAATAAACGAAACCAATTATAAGGAGTTGACAGAATACAGGCGAGCGTCTCAGTATGTACACAAGATTATATACATTAACAATATGTGATCTATTTTGCCGGGTCCTGATGACTAGTAACTCTACAACATTTACATAGACAGGACGCACTAGTAGCAAATTTCAATTGTAAGTAATGAAAGTTGCAAGACGTGAAATATACTTAATTGGAAAGTGGCTTAAAACGTTATTTAAGTGGCGCAAAATCACATGCCGCCGTGCTTTGATGATTATGATGCAAAATGTACTACTTAGACAGCATTGTTTTAAACTTATAAATTAATTAGAAATATTACACGATTATGTACATAAAGTTATAACTATTTATCACATCACGAGTGTTGCCACCAGGCCATGGCTACAAAGTTGGCCACGACAGCGAGGCTGACCACCAGGGCAAACACCTGGAGAGGGAGAGTGGACGTGGAATCATCCGGAGGGTCATCTTCCAAACCTGGAGAACATGGTACTCGTCAGTTAAACGGCCAGACTTTGTAGCTTGAAAAACAGCGCTAAAATTCAAGGAGACAGCAGACACACGTTGCTagaacgtaaaagtgtgacattgGGACACTTTACTGACGGTTATTCCTAGCGTAAGAAGAATTGTATCCTTTGTCTTAgacttaggcctacgtcacatttccaaaacgaAGCCCggccggtcgggcagctttcaggaacggTACACAAGACGTCAAGAGAATAGTTGTAGGCATTTTTCTGTAACGTATATGTAATACTCCACCGTTGACGTTTTTGGTTGACATCGACAACTGTTCTTGGTAAAGacgcttcggtttatttgtatatattgtttgttgtcctctggttgtcttactgaatgtaacacgtttcgtttttgttatttatgtagtgggccccccttggaaatcaacttcaaacaagttgaaggggctacccacatgttttgagatgaataaataaataaataaaactgttacatttcaatttttcgtttccacaaacagcccgaacGGGTCCCGGTATGGAAATGTTGCTTTGGCATTAATCGGAATAAGCGAGTCCGGTCCATCCAAGTTGTCAGAGAAGGCACCTCTCTACATCTCTACTATCggtcatgtactagtatatacatgcAACTCACAAATCAGCGAACTGTTGGGTCCCGCCTCTAACTTGAAGATGGTTCCGTTACATTCCGTCTGAAGAAGCTTCTCCCAGTCTTGAAGATAGCTGTCGTTCCAAGATGACAAGTTACCGATGATCTGCTTATAGGGATAGGTAGGGTACTCCCCAGGGGTAGATTGCGCTAAAGAATAGAAAATACAGGTctcgttatacatgtatagtattgtTTACGCAATCACAAGTCTTGATCAGTTTTTTGTACCTACCAAAGATGTATAGATACATAGTATTGGGTAGGCTTCAATAGGTCAGAAAATCgctaaaaaaagacatttgataCTGGTAGTGTGATTGTATGTATGATGGATGATTTAGAGTATAGCACAATGTCAAATCGTATGATAAATATATATCGATAAACGTAAACTTGATATCTAATTCTTGCAAAACAGCAGAAGTCCACATGTCATAAGTATCGACTTGACGGTTTATCGACGTCATTCTTAAAGTTCGAAATCAGCTGTCATGATGTTGTAATGTAGTTTCATCCATAATTGGAATCTATTGTATAGTGTTCTACTGATCTGGTAGTACCTGTTTGATCTGTAATATCAAACGTTGTGTTGACTCTAGACGACTCGGTACCGTTGAACATGGTGGCATCGTTGTCACCACTAGAAGTACTGGTCCTGTTCAACGTGACGTTCTTGACCACAACATTCTGATCAGAACCAAGGACTGTGACGGCGAGAAACGTTTTGATCTCACTTCTGCTTTCCGGCTCCTTTGTTGCGGTGAGAATTGGAACGTTGTCTTCAAGGTCGATGCTTGGAACGTCAAGGTCACTGATGTTGGGTTCAGTGACCTGACAGAGGTCACCGCCGAAGCCGTGAGGACAGAAGCAGGTGAAACTTGCCACGGCGTCACGACATGTTCCGCCGTTATGGCAGGGTTGGGACAGGCACTCATCTGTCTCTGGAAAATAGAGATTCGGTaggtctatatatatatgttatctTAAAACTGAGGGTGGGGTGGAAAATCTTAACGTTTCATTGCATATTGCAACCTTGTTTTTCTGAGGAAAATGGCACACAATGGTTGCGTGCACATGTTGGAATTGTTCCTAAAATGTTATCGTTTACAATATCCAACAACAAGTAGCTCATCTTGCCATCAGTTGAATCTACGTATACGCATACGTACCTTCCTCACACCTGTCTCCTTCGTACCCGTCTGCACAGTTACAGAAGAACTTGTTAACTCCGTCTGAACACTCGCCATTGTTTAGACATGGAGAAGATTCGCACTCATTGATGTTTTCTGTGAGTAGAAAAGAGACAAATCTAGTAGGGACGATACCAAAAATTACCACAGATGATCACTTAGAATTTGTTTCCCGTCTACGTATGGGCACATTAAAATAAAACTATGCTTATTTTAATGTGGATATAACTGATTTGATTGAtaacaagagaaaaaaaagcgGTGTACCGAGACATGTCTGCCCACTAAAACCCGGCGAACAGACACAGGTGAAATTGTCGATCCCATCCTCGCAGGTACCTCCGTTTGCGCATGCGTCCAAGTAGCAATCATCCACGTCTAAAACCACGAAAGAAAAATCATTTGTAAATTCATTCAGTTTTCTAAGTAATAAGCCCTATGTGGTACAAGCAGAAGCTTCAACAATCAATCTGTATAAATTCTTTCAGATTATAGGAAAGgtatacatttacagtaatcgaCCGAGTGGTATATCTAATTTATTAAATCCTCGCCAGTTTAGCTTATAGTGTTTAACTAATTGCGTAGCTATTAACTTCTGCGAAGGGCTGTAAAATTGCTTGCTCAATATTATACAGAGTACAGCACAAATTATGATGGTGGACAATAAGTTTAACTCACTTATCTCACAGTCCGTCCCGTTGAATCCCGGCAGACACGCACAGCTGTAGGAAGCCACGCCGTCAGTACAATTTCCGTCATTCAGACATGGGTCCGAGGCACACTCGTCTACTTCTAAAGTTTGCAAGAAATTAGTTTTCAGACTGATTCACAAAATAGCTAATTGTATATcattagaaaataaaaatgaaactagGTTATGAATCGTTGTAAAGTTtaaaaactttgttccaacacaaaagaaatgatgaactcaccataaattttcggtcaaactcgtCTATGAAAAATGAGATTTCATTCGTAGATTATGAATCGATTGTCGAAATTAAGAAAGAAGTGTTAATATATAACATTAAAGAGAGGACACAAGTATACCTTCCTCACACCTCTCTCCTGTATACCCATCTGTACAGTTACAGAAGAACATGTGGATCCCATCTATACACGTGCCGTTGTTCAGGCAGGGAGAGGACGCGCAGTCATCCGGGTTTTCTATTTTCGGTGTAAAGATTATATATAACTCATGAAGACACGtgtatgaaggttagacatccaggtataaaCAACATTCAAATCAATTCGATCTCTAAAACAGCATAAAACGGAGATTTCCTTCCGGACGTTTTGACtgaaatctccgtttttatcctgTTATGGAGATTGAATGCATTTGAATAACACATGAAGACTATCAACACAAccagtgtatttttttcttgcagcCGTGAGTCATAAGCTTGTTGTCTATTTCAATATCTAAGACATAACAATCCTAGTATTAGCTGAGAAATCACATGGCACAAATGTACCTTTTCCTGCCTCTCTGTGATTTTCATTCATCTCTTGATAGATTATGTTACGCAAGCACCTAGATGTAATTGTAAACAGAGGAGGAAGGCAACTATCACCTGTACAGGTCGGCCCGGTGAATCCTGGGAAACAGAAGCAGGTAAAGCCGTTGATGCCGTCCTCACAAATCCCTCCGTTTGCGCATGCGTCTTTGTGGCACTCATTTATGTCTGGAATCACGGCAAAGGAAACAGTCACTTTGTTAACTAACAATTGAACAGCACAAAAACATCATGGATCCTACGAGCTAAAGTTTTGTAAGGTACTGAATATCAAAACAGATCAATAGCAAAAAAGTCTGAGCGGCGGTCTGTGAATATCGTAATGGTTTGTGTAACAAAGtcagagaaagaagaaatggCCGAACGTTACAGAGAGGTTGATAGATGAAACACTTACTTATCTCACAATCAGTCCCGTTGAATCCCGGCAGACACGCACAGCTGTAGGAAGCCACGCCGTCAGTACAGTTGCCGTCATTCAGACACGGGTCCGAGGCACACTCGTCTACTTCTAAATAGGGAATAAGAAGTCATGTATCGTTCACGATTCTGCGACGTCTAGTGATAATTGAGTAAAATGCATATTGGAATATATGGGACAATCAACATTGATGTTGATTGGCTAAGACCTAAACTCTCGCTCACGTGATTGGCTAaaatttcagcaccatggccaGTGGCAGGTACTTCTTCTGACAGGTGAGTCAAAAATTTACCGTTGGTTTGTATGTGCTGTGCTTTCGTTGATTCTACAATTTGTACGTTGACGACCACGAAGTTTGACTTACAATGTCTGCTATACGTACCTATAGAACAAGTAAAACCCATGTATCCCTCCGGACAGAAGCACATGAACGACTGAGGAGCGGTAACACAAGTTCCACCATTCTTGCAAGGATCGGACTCACAAAAGTCCCTGTCTGGAAAAGAGAGTGTTTCTGAGACAAAGCATTTGAGATTTTTCGGATGACATGGTCCTTGAATTTTGAGGAAGAAAGCTTTCAAACATGTACGGATATTGTTCGAAGGTTTCTAACGTACCTTCCTCACAGTTGACTCCTGTATACTCCTGcggacacacgcacacataggACCCCACCTCGTCATAACACACTCCGCCGTTTTGACACGGAGTCGACTCACATTCGTCAATTTCTGAAAACAAAGTGAACAGAGGTGCCTCGGTCATTTCTTGGCTTATTTGCAAAAAGATGattaggtcaaaatgagatactAGTATACCATCCAGCCATATGCGATAGGTCATGAAACGGGTACGACAATCGGAGAATCAATGTGTTCATTGAGACTTGCAGTTTGACATTTTCCATGACTTTACGATGCCTTGAAAGATATATGTACATCTTCGTAAGAAATCAAATATAGCAGTTGATAAATCTTTGTTCAGCAATACAACGTTTTAAAGAAGACCTAGAGTGTAGAGGACAGGGTAGTACCTTGCTGACATTGTTGTCCTGTATAGCCTGGCTCGCAGACGCAGGAGAAGGCGCTAGTTGTAGGGTCCGGGGAACATGTACCTCCATTCCGACACGGATTCGGGATACAGACTTCACGAAACGATGTCAGTTCTAGTGCAGAAATGAAATACGAATAGCTCTCAATTATAACATCAAATAAAGCAACTAGAACACTTCTAAAGAAAATTGGTAGAGAATTCTTGAAAAAACGTTTCCCATACTGTACATgtctaaaaaaaagttaagcCGCACCTTCCTGACAGTTGGGACCAGTCCAGCCGGAAGCACACCCGTCCCGACATTCCCCTGTGTAACGGTCACACGCCTCTGGACCAATACTGGAGCAGTGACAGGTGGACTGACAG
The window above is part of the Branchiostoma floridae strain S238N-H82 chromosome 14, Bfl_VNyyK, whole genome shotgun sequence genome. Proteins encoded here:
- the LOC118430110 gene encoding fibropellin-1-like → MVQAPLWISIFLLFSIGITGAVPDVTLVTEYQFVPDASTGQNTSLKCVVGGDFSEVEFNAERNWRLPAARSSIAAIDDASWPGRMVTFFPQGGSDRVGVFSSTVTFPDGQKVKVTTVGMSADADIYPKYFTVSANKGDSVTLYTQAVEQTGQVRDTFFCSTNGVRWRRNGFPLFGPTEYTLELTSLDPRFQAGVYECYYPSDYSEKRHAISLLIIRSCPEGLWGQECDLSCPVCLNGGQCQVETGECVCAPGFRGPTCQTPCGGNRFGRDCSFRCDESGRDDPAGCSGHLFCLPEPYGCSCGPGFTGLLCQRVCSPGTFGSGCQSTCHCSSIGPEACDRYTGECRDGCASGWTGPNCQEELTSFREVCIPNPCRNGGTCSPDPTTSAFSCVCEPGYTGQQCQQEIDECESTPCQNGGVCYDEVGSYVCVCPQEYTGVNCEEDRDFCESDPCKNGGTCVTAPQSFMCFCPEGYMGFTCSIEVDECASDPCLNDGNCTDGVASYSCACLPGFNGTDCEININECHKDACANGGICEDGINGFTCFCFPGFTGPTCTENPDDCASSPCLNNGTCIDGIHMFFCNCTDGYTGERCEEEVDECASDPCLNDGNCTDGVASYSCACLPGFNGTDCEINVDDCYLDACANGGTCEDGIDNFTCVCSPGFSGQTCLENINECESSPCLNNGECSDGVNKFFCNCADGYEGDRCEEETDECLSQPCHNGGTCRDAVASFTCFCPHGFGGDLCQVTEPNISDLDVPSIDLEDNVPILTATKEPESRSEIKTFLAVTVLGSDQNVVVKNVTLNRTSTSSGDNDATMFNGTESSRVNTTFDITDQTAQSTPGEYPTYPYKQIIGNLSSWNDSYLQDWEKLLQTECNGTIFKLEAGPNSSLICLEDDPPDDSTSTLPLQVFALVVSLAVVANFVAMAWWQHS